A genomic stretch from Pochonia chlamydosporia 170 chromosome 4, whole genome shotgun sequence includes:
- a CDS encoding Forkhead-associated (similar to Cordyceps militaris CM01 XP_006673973.1), whose product MDSSPPRTAVPAANEPTLPPTTSGAASRSSSSTLAGTKRPAPSLLPPFEPLSSSPALPRPLKRQHTGNAQLKYPTPVPTSSTGILSSSPPRRPGFARTTSERAPLSAVPAVELPENGEIVAMGRSSNSSQFQLSANRLVSRVHVKARYIPAPSPLETNKIEIICNGWNGLKLHCQGRTWELFKGDSFTSETEGTDLMVDVLDARVMIQWPKRGGVVASENLANLSDSSWDDSPPRPQVRGNSLLQSSPLRRTTRITSPESPTPIGSLSSSQRLQALLPGAIGRDEGIQIYEDEPELPEPKGDTLDVGVSMRTDATVSFSSELSDPEDEHDPDEENDPIVHSFGPFGANIAGRLASISTQSPKQPKPLHRRPHNVSSTETLSSTETPSIPSSPIKKRVLDYKPTPTKIFASVNEPHDIPSSPPVASVPYQPDVVKDDTPTPSIEVDPAVTNHVVNQLAFSRLSSTPLSTIMQNLPSEQKTGLTKEVLRSSIEATRCIGIIKRQGKDAAGKALESEYYYVPEQDDDEQRRAAVVDGLRKPSLRNCRKQHKQYYWKRPKTP is encoded by the exons ATGGACTCGTCACCGCCGCGGACTGCTGTACCTGCGGCCAACGAGCCCACACTTCCACCTACAACATCTGGTGCCGCTTCTcgttcttcatcttcaactttggctgGAACAAAACGGCCTGCACCTTCTTTGCTGCCTCCATTTGAGCCTCTCTCTTCCTCACCAGCTCTGCCGCGTCCATTGAAACGCCAACACACGGGAAATGCACAGCTCAAGTATCCCACGCCTGTGCCCACCTCGAGCACGGGCATCCTGTCAAGCTCGCCGCCTCGTCGACCTGGTTTCGCCCGCACAACTTCTGAACGCGCACCTCTGTCGGCTGTGCCAGCTGTCGAGCTCCCTGAGAACGGAGAAATTGTAGCCATGGGCCGCTCTTCCAACTCGTCCCAGTTTCAACTTTCTGCTAACCGCCTGGTGTCGCGTGTGCACGTTAAAGCGCGTTATATCCCTGCTCCAAGCCCTCTGGAGACCAACAAGATTGAGATTATCTGCAACGGGTGGAATGGCCTGAAACTGCATTGCCAGGGTCGAACGTGGGAGCTGTTCAAGGGCGACAGCTTTACCAGTGAGACGGAGGGTACTGATCTCATGGTCGATGTTTTGGATGCTCGTGTCATGATTCAATGGCCCAAAcgtggaggagttgttgcCTCTGAGAACTTGGCAAACTTGTCTGATTCAAGCTGGGATGATTCCCCTCCACGCCCACAGGTGCGAGGAAACTCGTTGTTGCAGTCGTCTCCTCTGCGAAGGACCACACGCATCACCTCGCCGGAAAGCCCGACTCCCATCGGCAGTTTGTCGAGCTCTCAGCGACTTCAGGCTTTGCTTCCAGGTGCTATTGGTCGCGACGAGGGCATTCAAATCTACGAGGACGAGCCAGAGCTACCTGAGCCCAAGGGTGACACTCTTGACGTCGGCGTTAGTATGCGGACTGATGCCACGGTCAGTTTCTCCAGCGAGCTAAGTGATCCGGAGGACGAGCATGATCCTGATGAGGAAAACGACCCCATTGTTCACTCGTTCGGTCCCTTTGGCGCCAACATCGCTGGCAGACTGGCTTCCATATCGACACAGTCTCCTAAACAGCCTAAACCTCTTCATCGACGGCCTCACAATGTTTCTTCCACTGAGACGCTGAGCTCAACCGAGACTCCCTCCATTCCGTCATCGCCCATCAAGAAGCGTGTTCTTGACTATAAGCCTACACCCACAAAGATCTTTGCTTCAGTCAATGAGCCGCATGATATTCCATCGTCACCACCTGTGGCATCCGTACCATATCAGCCCGATGTTGTCAAAGATGATACTCCTACGCCCTCCATCGAAGTCGACCCTGCTGTCACCAACCATGTCGTGAACCAGCTTGCCTTTTCGCGTCTTTCATCAACACCCCTATCCACAATCATGCAAAACCTACCTTCAGAGCAAAAGACCGGCCTCACCAAGGAGGTCCTTCGCTCCAGCATCGAAGCCACCCGCTGCATCGGCATAATCAAGCGTCAGGGCAAAGACGCCGCCGGAAAAGCCCTCGAAAGTGAATATTATTACGTACCCGAAcaggacgacgacgagcagcGTCGCGCAGCCGTTGTCGACGGTCTCCGCAAGCCTAGTCTCCGTAACTGCAGAAAGCAGCACAAG CAATATTATTGGAAGCGTCCCAAGACGCCGTAA